The following proteins come from a genomic window of Elusimicrobiota bacterium:
- a CDS encoding diguanylate cyclase, with amino-acid sequence MIPRGDAPIDRLSIYRKSRRATVVADARRGALCLSALFTVQFILNIPYYLGPLLREMLFIDPALIVFFALFGFFARPERLGRLPPESLSATLALLTGTDILVSAFLLGTETELASAQLFTIWLGLTIIGTATVMLSFRWFAGTGAALILAWWLVIGQKTPFELLVDDIFILIATATVALLLLANRIRSFTRLQHMRVYSAAMFGQRTPQGVGMTFGRFTALMTESAQWSIQWMGPTTGGMWVDGQGALSRRNGIHEAVGLSSVAAALAVGRPFAWDPSRRKPADPESLRSHAVLAVPLMSKKGVQGVLWLAKRGLRRFSVAQRDLAATCASQARAALESVGLLEEVQALAITDELTGLFNRRQFFFLAERENARRRGPGPGGVAVVMADIDHFKKVNDTHGHGVGDIVLKEVARRLKNGLRLTDVVGRYGGEEFAVLLPDTSPKRPARWSSACATPWPRPPSRPRAAP; translated from the coding sequence ATGATCCCCCGCGGTGACGCCCCCATTGACCGATTGTCGATTTACCGGAAGTCCCGCCGGGCCACGGTGGTGGCGGACGCCCGTCGCGGAGCACTGTGTTTGTCGGCTTTGTTCACGGTCCAATTTATTTTAAACATCCCTTATTACTTAGGTCCCTTGCTTCGGGAAATGCTCTTTATTGACCCCGCGCTGATTGTTTTTTTCGCCTTATTTGGATTTTTCGCCCGCCCCGAACGACTCGGGCGACTCCCACCCGAATCGCTCAGTGCCACACTCGCCTTATTGACGGGAACGGACATCCTTGTCTCCGCCTTCCTCTTGGGCACTGAAACGGAATTGGCCAGCGCGCAGCTGTTCACGATTTGGCTCGGATTGACGATCATCGGCACCGCCACGGTGATGTTGTCCTTTCGTTGGTTCGCGGGGACCGGCGCGGCCTTGATTCTCGCGTGGTGGCTGGTGATCGGACAAAAGACGCCTTTCGAGTTGTTGGTGGACGACATCTTCATCCTCATCGCCACCGCCACGGTCGCGCTCCTCCTCCTAGCCAACCGGATCCGATCATTCACCCGCTTGCAGCACATGCGCGTGTACAGCGCCGCCATGTTTGGACAAAGGACCCCCCAGGGCGTTGGGATGACCTTCGGCCGTTTCACGGCGCTCATGACAGAAAGCGCCCAATGGTCCATCCAGTGGATGGGGCCGACCACCGGCGGGATGTGGGTGGACGGGCAAGGCGCCCTGTCCCGAAGAAACGGCATCCACGAGGCGGTGGGTCTGTCTTCGGTCGCGGCCGCCCTGGCCGTGGGGCGGCCCTTCGCCTGGGATCCCTCGCGAAGGAAACCCGCCGACCCCGAGAGCCTGCGGTCCCACGCCGTATTGGCTGTGCCGCTGATGTCAAAAAAAGGGGTGCAGGGCGTTTTGTGGTTGGCCAAGCGGGGGTTGCGCCGTTTCAGCGTCGCCCAACGGGACTTGGCGGCAACCTGTGCTTCACAAGCGCGAGCGGCCCTTGAATCGGTGGGACTCTTGGAAGAAGTCCAGGCTTTGGCCATCACGGACGAATTGACGGGCCTTTTCAACCGGCGGCAGTTCTTCTTTCTGGCGGAACGGGAAAACGCCCGCCGCCGCGGGCCCGGCCCCGGGGGCGTGGCCGTGGTCATGGCCGACATCGACCATTTCAAGAAAGTGAACGACACCCACGGCCACGGGGTCGGGGACATCGTGTTGAAAGAGGTCGCCCGACGTCTCAAAAACGGCCTGCGTTTGACCGACGTGGTGGGTCGCTACGGCGGCGAGGAATTCGCCGTTCTTCTGCCCGACACCTCCCCGAAGCGGCCCGCGAGGTGGTCGAGCGCCTGCGCCACGCCGTGGCCGCGACCCCCATCGAGGCCGAGGGCCGCTCCCTGA
- a CDS encoding GGDEF domain-containing protein, producing the protein MNPRIDPLPDAFAVYEKSRHAAVIEDGRRMAWCLTFLFGGFFVFNAFDFQPPARTPMLIFDAALIVFFAAVGAFAQPGRLGRIPGDALGAALGLLTGANILTAAFFVGADVLYTAYLGLTIIGTATVMLSLRWFAGTVLALGAVWGVLVGRRAPLENIPDEAFILIAAGAVALVLLANRARGFARLQRMRAYSAALLGQRTPLGVAMAFGRFTALLTDSPRWAVEWFPPLEGKCWTEGPGGLAALPGLDGAARALPPGATETARPFVWDPVHRRLFDTGPRQARGVLGVPLMGAQGARAVLWLARHGFRQHTVAQWDLAEICATQARAALNAVALLDEVKSLAITDELTGLFNRRQFFFLAERENARRRGPGPGGVAVVMADIDHFKKVNDTHGHGVGDIVLKEVARRLKNGLRLTDVVGRYGGEEFAVLLPDTSPEAAREVVERLRHAVAATPIEAEGRSLTVTASFGIASRSVAGENLEHLLTFADRALYRAKDLGRNRVEVHAP; encoded by the coding sequence ATGAATCCCCGGATTGACCCCCTGCCCGACGCCTTCGCCGTCTATGAGAAATCCCGCCACGCCGCGGTGATCGAAGACGGCCGGCGGATGGCTTGGTGTCTGACCTTCCTTTTTGGCGGTTTTTTCGTTTTCAACGCGTTTGATTTTCAACCGCCCGCGCGAACCCCGATGTTGATTTTTGACGCCGCCTTGATCGTTTTCTTCGCGGCCGTGGGGGCTTTCGCGCAACCGGGTCGTTTGGGTCGGATCCCCGGGGACGCGCTGGGCGCCGCCTTGGGTTTATTGACCGGCGCCAACATTCTCACGGCGGCTTTTTTCGTCGGAGCGGATGTCCTGTACACGGCGTACCTGGGCCTGACCATCATCGGCACCGCCACGGTGATGTTGTCCCTGCGGTGGTTCGCGGGGACGGTCCTCGCGTTGGGGGCCGTTTGGGGGGTGTTGGTCGGCCGCCGGGCCCCCCTCGAAAACATTCCGGACGAAGCTTTTATCCTCATCGCCGCCGGGGCCGTCGCCCTGGTCTTGCTCGCCAACCGGGCGCGGGGGTTTGCCCGCCTGCAACGCATGCGCGCCTACAGCGCCGCCTTGCTTGGGCAGCGGACCCCGCTGGGCGTGGCGATGGCTTTCGGCCGATTCACCGCCTTGTTGACCGACAGTCCCCGATGGGCGGTGGAGTGGTTTCCCCCCTTGGAGGGAAAATGTTGGACGGAAGGGCCCGGCGGTCTGGCGGCGCTCCCCGGCCTGGACGGCGCCGCGCGCGCCCTCCCCCCCGGCGCGACCGAAACGGCGAGGCCTTTTGTTTGGGACCCCGTTCACCGACGTTTGTTCGACACGGGCCCCCGTCAAGCCCGCGGGGTGCTGGGCGTCCCGTTGATGGGCGCCCAAGGCGCGCGGGCCGTCCTTTGGCTGGCGCGGCACGGATTTCGGCAACACACGGTGGCGCAATGGGATTTGGCGGAAATTTGCGCCACCCAGGCCCGGGCGGCGTTGAACGCCGTGGCCCTGCTGGACGAGGTCAAGTCCCTGGCCATCACGGACGAATTGACGGGCCTTTTCAACCGGCGGCAGTTCTTCTTTCTGGCGGAACGGGAAAACGCCCGCCGCCGCGGGCCCGGCCCCGGGGGCGTGGCCGTGGTCATGGCCGACATCGACCATTTCAAGAAAGTGAACGACACCCACGGCCACGGGGTCGGGGACATCGTGTTGAAAGAGGTCGCCCGACGTCTCAAAAACGGCCTGCGTTTGACCGACGTGGTGGGTCGCTACGGCGGCGAGGAATTCGCCGTTCTTCTGCCCGACACCTCCCCCGAAGCGGCCCGCGAGGTGGTCGAGCGCCTGCGCCACGCCGTGGCCGCGACCCCCATCGAGGCCGAGGGCCGCTCCCTGACCGTCACCGCCAGCTTCGGCATCGCGAGCCGATCGGTGGCGGGAGAAAATCTGGAGCACCTGTTGACCTTCGCCGACCGCGCCCTCTACCGCGCCAAAGACCTCGGCCGCAACCGCGTCGAAGTTCATGCCCCATGA
- a CDS encoding diguanylate cyclase, with the protein MKKRSLLSWDDHAVAYHRSLQGAVLEDVRKMAFCLAALYVGLFTFDALTFPPAHRGGMLAFDGALIVFYGFVGAAAGAGRIIRSRANAWGALLGTLAGLNILTAATLLKSDLLFTAYLGLTLIGIAAVLLSAFWMTIATLVLGGAWLGVVLWFPSGDGWLDDAFVFATVIGIAYVLLFNRILSFTRLQRIRSFAALLLRQRSANDVALALGRTAGPLTGAAAWSVQWVAEGAPLAWVDGKGALSRNDALRRAHTERAPGFDAALAAGRPFFWGFPPAEIPDGGWRRFTAGAPGALALPLLSKGSVLGVLWLAKRGHRGFGVTERDMAETCVAQARAAFEAVALLGEVQQMATTDELTGLFNRRQFFFLAERENARRRGPGPGGVAVVMADIDHFKKVNDTHGHGVGDIVLKEVARRLKNGLRLTDVVGRYGGEEFAVLLPDTSPRSGPRGGRAPAPRRGRDPHRGRGPLLTVTASFGIASRSVAGENLEHLLTFADRALYRAKDLGRNRVEVHAHESPD; encoded by the coding sequence ATGAAGAAACGATCCTTGCTGTCGTGGGACGACCACGCCGTGGCCTACCACCGGTCCCTCCAGGGGGCGGTGCTGGAAGACGTGCGCAAGATGGCTTTTTGCCTGGCGGCGCTTTACGTCGGACTTTTCACCTTCGACGCGCTGACCTTTCCGCCCGCGCACCGGGGGGGGATGCTCGCCTTCGACGGAGCGCTGATCGTTTTTTACGGTTTTGTGGGGGCGGCCGCCGGGGCGGGACGCATCATCCGCTCGCGCGCCAACGCCTGGGGCGCCCTGCTCGGGACGCTGGCCGGGCTCAACATCCTCACGGCCGCGACGCTCTTAAAGTCCGATCTGCTGTTCACGGCCTACTTGGGCCTGACGTTGATCGGCATCGCCGCCGTTCTCCTCTCCGCCTTCTGGATGACGATCGCCACGCTGGTCCTCGGGGGCGCCTGGCTGGGGGTTGTCCTTTGGTTTCCTTCGGGGGACGGCTGGCTCGATGACGCCTTCGTGTTCGCCACCGTGATCGGCATCGCCTATGTTTTGCTGTTCAACCGCATCCTATCTTTCACCCGTTTGCAGCGCATCCGCTCCTTCGCGGCGTTGCTGTTGCGCCAACGATCGGCGAACGATGTCGCCCTCGCCCTCGGGCGCACGGCCGGCCCGCTCACCGGGGCGGCGGCGTGGTCCGTTCAATGGGTGGCGGAGGGGGCCCCGCTCGCCTGGGTCGACGGAAAAGGCGCGCTGTCCCGCAACGACGCCCTGCGGCGGGCCCACACGGAACGCGCGCCCGGCTTTGACGCCGCGCTCGCCGCGGGACGACCCTTTTTTTGGGGTTTCCCCCCCGCGGAAATTCCTGACGGAGGTTGGCGACGCTTTACGGCGGGGGCGCCGGGCGCGCTGGCCCTTCCCCTCCTGTCCAAGGGGTCGGTGTTGGGGGTCTTGTGGCTCGCCAAAAGGGGCCACCGCGGTTTCGGCGTGACGGAACGCGACATGGCGGAAACCTGCGTCGCCCAGGCGCGCGCGGCCTTTGAAGCGGTCGCCCTGCTGGGGGAAGTCCAACAAATGGCGACCACGGACGAATTGACGGGCCTTTTCAACCGGCGGCAGTTCTTCTTTCTGGCGGAACGGGAAAACGCCCGCCGCCGCGGGCCCGGCCCCGGGGGCGTGGCCGTGGTCATGGCCGACATCGACCATTTCAAGAAAGTGAACGACACCCACGGCCACGGGGTCGGGGACATCGTGTTGAAAGAGGTCGCCCGACGTCTCAAAAACGGCCTGCGTTTGACCGACGTGGTGGGTCGCTACGGCGGCGAGGAATTCGCCGTTCTTCTGCCCGACACCTCCCCCCGAAGCGGCCCGCGAGGTGGTCGAGCGCCTGCGCCACGCCGTGGCCGCGACCCCCATCGAGGCCGAGGGCCGCTCCTGACCGTCACCGCCAGCTTCGGCATCGCGAGCCGATCGGTGGCGGGAGAAAATCTGGAGCACCTGTTGACCTTCGCCGACCGCGCCCTCTACCGCGCCAAGGACCTCGGCCGCAACCGCGTCGAAGTGCACGCCCATGAATCCCCGGATTGA
- a CDS encoding YraN family protein codes for MNPFKGLLSPRQAQGRRAETLARSFLESRGFVFRAANAATRAGEVDLVMEDRGTLVFVEVRERSSDRFGAAAATVTPAKQRRVAQAALAYLKDNNRIGRPLRFDVVAVRNGACEHIPNAFAPADFYL; via the coding sequence CTGAACCCGTTTAAAGGTCTCCTCTCCCCCCGGCAGGCCCAGGGCCGACGGGCCGAAACGCTCGCCCGCTCCTTCCTCGAATCCCGCGGTTTCGTTTTTCGCGCGGCCAACGCCGCCACCCGCGCCGGCGAGGTGGATTTGGTGATGGAGGACCGCGGCACGTTGGTCTTCGTGGAAGTGCGCGAACGATCGTCGGACCGTTTCGGCGCGGCCGCCGCAACCGTCACCCCCGCCAAACAGCGCCGCGTCGCCCAGGCCGCCTTGGCGTACCTCAAGGACAACAACCGGATCGGACGGCCGCTCCGTTTCGACGTCGTCGCGGTGCGAAACGGCGCCTGCGAACACATCCCCAACGCCTTCGCCCCCGCGGATTTTTACCTCTAA
- the rplS gene encoding 50S ribosomal protein L19, which produces MNSILEKVESSFLKKVTDFRVGDVVRLDVEIIEGESKRVQAFEGVVIRKRGHGIGATFTVRKISFGIGIERTFPLHTPRLSSIKVLRSGKVRRARLYYLRDLSGKAARIEDESLNTPTAKAAPAPEAVAAK; this is translated from the coding sequence ATGAACTCCATTCTCGAAAAAGTTGAATCGTCTTTCCTGAAAAAAGTCACCGACTTCCGCGTGGGCGATGTGGTGCGCCTCGACGTGGAAATCATCGAGGGCGAATCGAAGCGCGTGCAGGCCTTCGAAGGCGTCGTGATCCGCAAACGCGGGCACGGCATCGGCGCCACCTTCACGGTGCGCAAAATCTCCTTCGGCATCGGCATCGAGAGGACGTTCCCCCTCCACACCCCGCGCCTATCGAGCATCAAGGTGTTGCGCTCCGGCAAGGTGCGGCGCGCGCGGTTGTATTACCTGCGCGACCTCTCCGGCAAGGCCGCCCGCATCGAAGACGAAAGCCTCAACACGCCGACCGCCAAGGCCGCCCCCGCGCCCGAAGCCGTCGCCGCGAAATAA
- the trmD gene encoding tRNA (guanosine(37)-N1)-methyltransferase TrmD, giving the protein MFEGVLAESLIGKARAKGLVDWRVTDIRDHADDKHRTADDRPYGGGPGMVMKAEPIFRALKTVGAGSPRRGLGAKKSPQRPLVIYLSPQGERLTQVLANELATKKRLVLLCGHYEGVDERILDWVDREISVGDVVLTGGEIPALVVVDAVARQVPGVVKEAASLEQDSFAAGWAGRLDCPHFTRPAVWRGRKTPDVLLGGDHKAIARWRHDASQRATKNKRPDLMK; this is encoded by the coding sequence ATGTTCGAGGGGGTCCTCGCCGAAAGCCTTATCGGAAAAGCCCGGGCCAAAGGCCTCGTGGACTGGCGGGTCACCGACATCCGCGACCACGCCGACGACAAGCACCGCACCGCGGACGACCGCCCCTACGGCGGCGGACCCGGCATGGTGATGAAGGCGGAACCTATTTTTCGGGCCCTGAAAACGGTGGGGGCCGGATCGCCCCGGCGGGGCCTCGGCGCCAAGAAAAGCCCCCAGCGCCCCCTGGTGATCTACCTGTCGCCCCAGGGCGAACGATTGACGCAGGTCCTCGCCAACGAACTGGCGACGAAGAAACGCCTGGTGCTCCTCTGCGGGCATTACGAAGGCGTGGACGAACGGATTTTGGATTGGGTGGACCGGGAGATTTCGGTCGGCGACGTGGTTTTGACCGGCGGCGAGATTCCGGCCCTGGTGGTGGTGGACGCCGTGGCCCGGCAGGTGCCGGGGGTGGTGAAGGAAGCGGCGTCCCTCGAGCAGGACTCCTTCGCGGCCGGGTGGGCGGGGCGGCTGGATTGCCCGCACTTCACGCGGCCGGCGGTCTGGCGGGGACGCAAAACCCCCGACGTCCTTTTGGGCGGCGACCACAAGGCCATCGCGCGCTGGCGGCACGACGCGTCGCAACGCGCGACGAAGAACAAGCGTCCGGATTTGATGAAATAA
- a CDS encoding KH domain-containing protein, giving the protein MASPVELVMSIVKQLVDKPERVEARWIDTERTVELNVDPADRGKVIGRRGKTIDSLRILTSVVFANEGERIDIRLREE; this is encoded by the coding sequence ATGGCCTCGCCGGTCGAACTGGTGATGTCCATCGTCAAGCAATTGGTGGACAAACCGGAACGCGTCGAGGCCCGTTGGATCGACACCGAACGGACCGTCGAGCTGAACGTCGACCCGGCCGACCGCGGCAAAGTGATCGGCCGCCGGGGCAAAACCATCGATTCCCTGCGGATCTTGACCAGCGTCGTCTTCGCCAACGAAGGGGAACGCATCGACATCCGCCTGCGTGAAGAGTAA
- the rpsP gene encoding 30S ribosomal protein S16, which produces MVRLRMQRVGRPKTPHFRIVAIDSRKARDAAGLEILGHYHPKEKTNKVTVNTERLNFWLSKGAQTSDTLRTVLKTAGALKPAAN; this is translated from the coding sequence ATGGTTCGCTTACGCATGCAGCGGGTGGGGCGCCCGAAGACGCCTCATTTCCGCATTGTCGCCATCGACAGCCGAAAGGCCCGCGACGCCGCCGGTCTCGAGATTTTGGGTCACTATCACCCGAAGGAAAAGACCAACAAAGTCACCGTCAACACCGAGCGCCTCAACTTCTGGTTGTCCAAGGGCGCCCAGACGTCCGACACCCTGCGCACCGTCCTGAAAACGGCGGGCGCGTTGAAGCCGGCCGCCAACTAA